The DNA window CCGGCAACCTGCACCCGGATGCCAAGGCGACGAGCAAGCCTGGCGCACACGTCTTCAACCTGCCGCACGCCCACGCGCTCGCTGCCGCGTTCCAGGACCTCTACGGGGTCCCCACGCCGCCCAGCACCATGCTCGAGGCTGGTCGCAGTGATGGCGGCTACATCCGCTTCAACCTTGCCCCCACCCCGAAGATGAAGGGGTTGACGCTCGGCTTCACCGAGCCGGCGCGGGTCAAGCAGGTCTTCTACCCCGAGGGCAAGAAGCTCGTCCCGGCGTACTTCGTCGAGATCTACGCGGGCCATCAGGACGTGAACGACTCCGACTACGTGCGCTACGTGATGGCCGCCGACAACGGCCGCATCCTGTACCGCGAGCACCTCGAGGCGAACGACGCGTTCGACTACCGCGTCTGGGCCGAGGCCGTGGGCAACGGGCGGCCGCTCGACGGCCCCATCGGTGACTTCACCCCGCATCCCACGGGCGTGCCGGACAACTCGGAGCCCCCCTTCATCGCGCCCTCGCTGGTGTCGATGGAAGGGTTCAACATGCCGGGCAGCAACCCGGATCCCTGGCTCCCCGCCAACGCCACGGAGACCGTAGGCAACAACGTCGACGCCTACGTCGATCACGTCGCGCCCGATGGCTACACCCCGGGCGGCGACTCGCGCGCGAGCCTCACGGCCCCGAACACCTTCGACCGTGTGTATGACCCGACGCTCTCGCCGACGGTCAGCACCAACCAGTTCATGGCTGCCACGACGCAGCTCTTCTACGTCAACAACTGGCTGCACGATTACTTCTACATCTCCGGCTTCGACGAAGCGGCGGGCAACGCGCAGGCCAGCAACTTCGGCCGAGGCGGCGTCGAAGGCGACGTGCTCCGCGCCGAGGCCCAGGACGGCGTGTTCGCGGGCAACCGCAACAACGCCAACATGAACACGCCTGCCGACGGCACCTCGCCGCGCATGCAGATGTTCGTGTGGTCCGCGCCGGATGTCTCCCGCAGCCTGACCCTCCAGCCCTCGAACACCACCCCCACCACCGGCTCGGCGGCGTTCGGCCTCCAGAACTACAACCTGACCGGCCAGGTCATCGTGGCGAACGACGGCAACACGGCCGGCGGCACGGGCACGGTCACCGACGGCTGCGAGACCAACTGGGCGACCTCCCCGTCGGGTCGGATCGTGCTCATCGATCGCGGCGTCTGCTCCTTCAAGCTGAAGGCGGTCAACGCCGAGGCCGAAGGCGCGATCGGCGTCATCATCGCCAACAACGCGCCGGGCGCGGGCCCCATCACGCTGGCCAACGGCGCCCCCGAGGGGACGATCGTCGGCATCCCCGTGATGTCGATCTCGTACGAGGACGGCGTGGATCTGAAGGCCGCCATCACGGCTGGCCAGGTCAACGCCACCCTGCACCGCGTCTCCCAGGCCGAGCGCGACGGCACCATCGACAACGCCATCGTCGCCCACGAGTGGGGCCACTACCTGCACCACCGCCTGTCGCGCTGCGGCAGCCACGCTTGCCGCGGCATGAGCGAAGGCTGGGCCGACTTCACCGCCCTCCAGATGATGCTCCGCGAGCAGGACGATCTCGAAGGGACCTTCGCCGTCGCCATCTACTCGACGCGCGTCCTCGGGGACAACGGCTACTACGGCATCCGTCGCTCCCCCTACACCCACGACATGGCGAAGAACGGCTTCACGTTCCAGCACATCCAGAACGGCGTGCAGCTCCCGTCGCAGCCCATCCAGCCTGCCGCGGTGGACAACGCCCAGCAGCACAACGCGGGCGAGATCTGGGCGTCGATGCTCTTCGAGGCCTACCGCAACGTGCTCCTCGAGGCCAAGCAGCCCGGTTCGGCGGTCTCGTTCGACGAGGCCCAGCGCCACTTCGCCGACTACGTCGTCGGCGGCCTGCTGGGAGCGCCGGTGGACACGACCCACACCGAGATCCGGGACAGCATCCTCGCCGTCGCCTTCGCCTCGAACCCGGACGACGCCATGCTGATCGCCCAGGGCTTCGCGCGCCGCGGCGCCGGCACCTGCGCCGTGTCGCCGCCCCGCTACTCGATGGACCTCATCGGCGTCGTCGAGAGCTTCGACGTGCGACCCACGGTGAGCATCGTCGGGACGAGCCTCGATGACAGCGTCGTCTCCTGCGACAACGACGGCGTGCTCGACGCCGAGGAGACCGGCAAGCTCAAGGTCGAGATCTTCAACTCCTCGCTGGTCACCCTGACCGGCGCGCAGGTCGAGATCGCGACGACCACGGCCGGTGCCACCTTCCTCGGTGGCAACACCGTCGCCGTCCCCGACATCGCACCGTTCTCCTCGACCACGGTCGAGTTCGACGTGGCGCTCGATGCCTCCTTCACGCAGCCGGCGCACCTCGAGTACGAGGTCCGGCTGACCAGCGACGAGGCCTGCATCACCGAGCAGAGCCTCACCTCGGCGCCCTGGATCAACATCGACGACACCACGGCGACCACCGCGGTCGACACGGTCGAGAGCGAGAACACCGCCTGGACGCTGGGGAGCGCGGACGCGCTGGATCCCGCCACCATCTGGACCCGGGTGCAGGTCACCCCGGGCAACCACGTGTGGCACGGCGTCGACTTCTCGAGCCTCTCCGACACCTGGCTCGAGTCGCCGGATCTCCTCGTGAGCGACACCGATCCGCTCGTGATCTCCTTCGAGCATGCCCACGACTTCGAGGCCGACGACACCT is part of the Chondromyces crocatus genome and encodes:
- a CDS encoding M36 family metallopeptidase, with protein sequence MKRSVRFLALCAGLVASSAVQAREIQGYDVNAGMPARSLQPALAQAAMKAGGVISATDERQGVPSFLWAVKDGVKASKTHKVPRNIQKPAEAARYHLERFARAYNLGDAAVASAKVVHVHDLGRGAVVVTLRQHIDGTEVYRQEMKMILKQDLELVAISGNLHPDAKATSKPGAHVFNLPHAHALAAAFQDLYGVPTPPSTMLEAGRSDGGYIRFNLAPTPKMKGLTLGFTEPARVKQVFYPEGKKLVPAYFVEIYAGHQDVNDSDYVRYVMAADNGRILYREHLEANDAFDYRVWAEAVGNGRPLDGPIGDFTPHPTGVPDNSEPPFIAPSLVSMEGFNMPGSNPDPWLPANATETVGNNVDAYVDHVAPDGYTPGGDSRASLTAPNTFDRVYDPTLSPTVSTNQFMAATTQLFYVNNWLHDYFYISGFDEAAGNAQASNFGRGGVEGDVLRAEAQDGVFAGNRNNANMNTPADGTSPRMQMFVWSAPDVSRSLTLQPSNTTPTTGSAAFGLQNYNLTGQVIVANDGNTAGGTGTVTDGCETNWATSPSGRIVLIDRGVCSFKLKAVNAEAEGAIGVIIANNAPGAGPITLANGAPEGTIVGIPVMSISYEDGVDLKAAITAGQVNATLHRVSQAERDGTIDNAIVAHEWGHYLHHRLSRCGSHACRGMSEGWADFTALQMMLREQDDLEGTFAVAIYSTRVLGDNGYYGIRRSPYTHDMAKNGFTFQHIQNGVQLPSQPIQPAAVDNAQQHNAGEIWASMLFEAYRNVLLEAKQPGSAVSFDEAQRHFADYVVGGLLGAPVDTTHTEIRDSILAVAFASNPDDAMLIAQGFARRGAGTCAVSPPRYSMDLIGVVESFDVRPTVSIVGTSLDDSVVSCDNDGVLDAEETGKLKVEIFNSSLVTLTGAQVEIATTTAGATFLGGNTVAVPDIAPFSSTTVEFDVALDASFTQPAHLEYEVRLTSDEACITEQSLTSAPWINIDDTTATTAVDTVESENTAWTLGSADALDPATIWTRVQVTPGNHVWHGVDFSSLSDTWLESPDLLVSDTDPLVISFEHAHDFEADDTYWDGGVIELSPDGGTTWEDITTFGVDPGYGGVITDLAGNPLSDREAIVGQNASYPQRDAVSLDLGTALAGQTVRLRFRIGTDQAAGAIGWTLDNIGFQGITNTPFGELIADQTVCSTGVGGAGGGGVGGGGVGGNEPGVGGNTPGVGGSGANEPGDGSNPEGGCGCVVAGGDSTSGAASLGALAALGLLVSRRRRRAAN